A genomic window from Deltaproteobacteria bacterium includes:
- a CDS encoding transposase: MRGHISKDHVHLFISIPPQVCISRLMQY; this comes from the coding sequence ATGCGAGGTCATATATCAAAAGATCATGTTCATTTATTTATATCAATACCGCCACAAGTATGTATCAGTCGTTTAATGCAATAT
- a CDS encoding peptidoglycan-binding protein produces the protein MSELNSTYENDARFNFLRYQEELQRELERQRELERQRELERQRQLELQMLALEQAEEDARQESLKAIKEQDQLETNFNNTAQKDEQTTKAQQAIRQNDLCLNSSEAEKEPSLCIISAKQTDTLNKIADDLAIDCATLQKLNPQILDTQAPLIEGQTIITGYEQNESTINNTTITEIDVDSLGNNLPQPPPRAFWNIGTVGFGMNTDEFNETANTLTNQVLELSNSQLTDPPKPLTASELVFALENAGIPQDRMDPAQIKAAVAYINESPAGAVAEFGGGPPKDLAEQSMRLSLAIKQFLYLDQYGAPELDREQVKAVLWSAARVPSHALDNVADTDLQTTVQNVANALVTPGKQEFKVGEHTQHLTISDNFHLDATECNPPSKLGTIVKIGLGVASWIPGPVGMGARLINGAVSLYEGIKDGDVFGAITGGAAMVGGGASLLGKAGAISSKTADTINRVTDGVTSATNGVEKINEGGFTNIVAGVADIATGSAGASGKGLNAAKTINTVATGLSTAEGYIQANKAVNDANATLAAAQLSGDQDAIAAAQKSLDDAKNARTNALLGGLATGANFAANNLSKNASGDLKAGLHTAATTLTVASNINNDNYLAATQSLVAGAGVVTGDLGNKDLSSRMGHAATGLNVITNYVNADKQLDQAQALLEAAFISGDDEAIAAAQTNLDAAKQNRNSAIIGGAATLISTTSNIIGSQDPQAQKSKLQQQLDTSAHILTTLQQFHDGNYIGASQALNAAIADLSSVYGAKDLSQRLHHADGVFNAIDTCYKADQAVSQAQDELNRAKTTGDLAAIELAEKNLENAKNNRETALLGGMATLATTASNVVGPQDPKTPRSSLQNQLADVGKVFTGINAINTALNNDDYMAATAAGVGLVAVIAKDGSRSEADLYAAQKVVTSANALSQALESGNTDAINAAGKMFQNTLQNEIEAFNKRRLPPEPTLIANNATDKSNTSASVPTNYQIDNSTDNRSNTSDSSANNKIGENEVVITDEIISVEALVLPYSDEVLNYQKLINQTNNYYGWDSIAEDGLYGPQSRLAVARIQQAFANEYQLAVTGELDTATQKALEDLTMRIAYAQTGGLDTAPIPTNGDNTHGINDSDDASKSVNALAIDNSRITSIDSAIITALQLEQLPPGGSIRFKGEITAEGKAIIGFYGAGNTEITITRSSTKPNQFITSFQLGGKAGALLGADSTVGPAGYDLNGKLGIGGASKFEITSDFSQPGEATAWLAFMADMVGIDVLPDAVHTGLDAIASATGLNIPGASRTYLQRHFTAIEGTANIHGKATASATAAAGAKGEGTSYTEGNLRFEKNNDGTYSIIGSGSAGIDITGKAKFSDTISVEIKAGELKLKVGVRGKLTYDSSGNLISNNTSLTVSGSFMALGKGVNVTGTIDLDAILRSTPALADTVMQALSTNNPTLLQNALEQYFASGGALIINGTVKTFDEKEAKLCGKAEELGVGGNVGLSGGYLSSTQVMQGQIIIDANGLMINEKYFKI, from the coding sequence ATGTCAGAGTTAAATTCTACTTACGAGAATGATGCTAGATTTAATTTTTTACGCTATCAAGAAGAACTACAGCGCGAACTTGAACGGCAACGCGAACTCGAAAGACAGCGTGAATTAGAAAGACAACGCCAACTTGAATTGCAAATGCTGGCCTTAGAACAGGCTGAAGAAGATGCGCGTCAAGAGTCATTAAAAGCCATAAAAGAACAAGATCAGCTCGAAACAAACTTCAACAACACCGCCCAAAAAGACGAACAAACCACTAAAGCGCAACAGGCAATTAGACAAAATGATCTATGTTTAAACAGTTCTGAGGCGGAAAAAGAACCTTCATTATGTATTATCTCTGCAAAACAAACCGACACCTTAAACAAAATAGCAGATGATCTTGCAATTGATTGTGCAACACTACAAAAGCTTAATCCTCAAATACTCGATACTCAGGCGCCTCTTATCGAAGGGCAAACAATAATTACTGGATACGAGCAAAATGAATCGACAATTAATAATACAACTATTACAGAAATAGATGTCGATTCGCTTGGAAATAATCTGCCACAGCCACCACCACGCGCTTTTTGGAATATTGGTACGGTTGGCTTCGGTATGAACACCGATGAATTCAATGAAACAGCAAACACCTTAACTAATCAGGTACTTGAGTTATCAAATAGTCAACTTACAGATCCACCTAAACCCCTGACAGCTAGCGAATTGGTTTTTGCTCTTGAAAATGCCGGCATTCCTCAAGATCGTATGGACCCTGCACAAATTAAAGCTGCGGTTGCATACATAAATGAAAGTCCTGCCGGAGCAGTTGCAGAATTTGGCGGTGGACCACCTAAAGACCTCGCAGAACAATCGATGCGATTAAGTCTAGCCATAAAGCAATTTCTTTATCTTGATCAGTATGGTGCGCCAGAGCTTGATCGCGAACAAGTAAAGGCCGTACTTTGGAGTGCTGCGCGAGTGCCAAGTCATGCACTTGATAATGTTGCTGATACAGATTTGCAAACAACTGTGCAAAATGTAGCAAATGCCCTAGTTACTCCGGGTAAACAAGAATTTAAAGTAGGTGAACATACACAACATCTTACCATATCAGACAATTTTCATCTTGATGCTACTGAATGTAATCCACCATCAAAATTAGGCACTATAGTTAAAATTGGTCTTGGCGTTGCTAGTTGGATCCCAGGTCCGGTTGGTATGGGCGCGCGCTTAATTAATGGTGCTGTTTCGCTCTATGAGGGAATTAAAGATGGCGATGTTTTCGGTGCTATTACTGGCGGCGCCGCTATGGTTGGCGGTGGCGCAAGTCTTCTTGGTAAAGCAGGAGCTATAAGCAGCAAAACTGCCGATACAATAAATCGTGTAACCGACGGTGTCACTTCTGCTACAAACGGAGTTGAAAAAATAAATGAAGGTGGCTTTACTAATATTGTCGCAGGTGTAGCTGATATTGCTACTGGCTCTGCAGGGGCAAGCGGTAAGGGTCTAAATGCCGCTAAAACTATAAACACTGTTGCTACTGGCTTAAGTACTGCTGAAGGTTATATACAAGCTAATAAAGCGGTTAATGATGCCAACGCTACCCTAGCTGCAGCTCAATTAAGTGGTGACCAAGATGCTATTGCAGCAGCACAAAAATCTCTTGATGACGCTAAGAACGCTCGTACAAATGCTTTACTTGGCGGACTAGCGACTGGGGCTAATTTTGCTGCAAATAACTTAAGTAAAAATGCTTCAGGTGATCTTAAAGCTGGTTTACATACTGCGGCTACAACGTTAACTGTCGCAAGCAATATCAATAACGATAATTACTTAGCAGCAACACAGAGTTTAGTAGCTGGTGCTGGTGTGGTAACCGGTGATCTAGGTAATAAAGATTTATCTTCGCGTATGGGTCATGCTGCTACTGGTTTGAATGTAATTACTAACTATGTTAATGCCGACAAACAACTTGATCAAGCACAAGCACTTTTGGAGGCTGCTTTTATTTCAGGTGATGATGAAGCTATTGCGGCAGCGCAAACAAATCTTGATGCTGCCAAACAAAATCGTAACAGCGCAATTATTGGTGGCGCTGCCACATTAATCAGTACCACATCTAATATAATTGGTTCTCAAGATCCTCAAGCTCAGAAATCTAAGCTGCAACAGCAACTTGATACTTCAGCCCATATTCTAACTACTCTGCAACAATTTCACGATGGCAATTATATTGGCGCGTCGCAAGCGCTCAACGCTGCAATCGCTGATTTGTCATCTGTTTATGGTGCAAAAGACCTTTCGCAACGTCTTCATCATGCAGATGGGGTATTTAATGCAATAGATACATGTTACAAAGCTGACCAAGCAGTATCCCAAGCACAAGATGAACTCAACCGCGCAAAAACAACGGGCGATCTTGCAGCTATCGAGCTTGCCGAGAAGAATCTTGAAAATGCAAAAAATAATCGCGAAACAGCGCTGCTGGGTGGTATGGCAACTTTAGCTACTACGGCTAGTAATGTAGTTGGACCTCAAGACCCAAAAACTCCTCGATCGTCGCTGCAAAATCAATTGGCCGATGTTGGTAAAGTATTTACAGGTATTAATGCGATAAATACTGCACTTAATAATGACGACTATATGGCTGCTACTGCTGCTGGGGTTGGTCTTGTCGCGGTTATCGCCAAAGATGGCAGCCGTAGTGAAGCTGATTTATACGCTGCGCAAAAAGTAGTAACAAGCGCCAATGCCTTAAGCCAAGCTCTTGAAAGTGGCAATACTGATGCAATCAATGCAGCGGGAAAAATGTTTCAAAATACCTTGCAAAACGAAATAGAGGCTTTTAATAAAAGAAGACTTCCACCTGAGCCTACTCTTATTGCAAACAATGCTACAGATAAGTCAAATACATCTGCCAGCGTGCCAACTAATTACCAAATAGATAATTCTACTGATAATAGGTCTAACACTTCAGATAGTAGTGCAAACAATAAAATTGGCGAAAACGAAGTGGTAATCACTGACGAAATTATATCAGTTGAAGCGTTAGTGCTACCCTACTCTGATGAAGTCCTCAATTATCAAAAACTCATCAATCAAACTAATAACTATTACGGTTGGGATAGTATTGCTGAAGATGGGCTATATGGACCGCAATCACGTCTTGCAGTTGCGCGCATACAACAAGCTTTTGCTAATGAATATCAACTTGCAGTAACTGGTGAGCTAGATACTGCAACGCAAAAAGCTCTTGAAGACTTAACCATGCGTATCGCTTACGCGCAAACCGGTGGTTTAGATACTGCCCCAATACCAACCAATGGTGATAATACACATGGTATAAACGATAGCGATGATGCATCAAAATCAGTTAATGCTCTAGCTATTGATAACAGCCGCATTACTTCTATTGATAGTGCAATCATTACCGCTTTGCAACTTGAACAATTGCCCCCTGGTGGCAGCATTAGATTTAAAGGTGAAATTACTGCTGAAGGCAAAGCTATTATTGGATTCTATGGTGCTGGTAATACTGAAATAACGATTACGCGCAGTAGTACTAAACCTAATCAATTTATAACTAGTTTTCAGTTAGGTGGCAAAGCCGGTGCTTTACTTGGTGCTGACAGTACTGTTGGGCCAGCGGGTTATGATCTTAATGGTAAATTAGGAATAGGCGGTGCAAGTAAGTTTGAAATTACTAGCGACTTTTCACAACCTGGTGAAGCTACCGCTTGGCTTGCTTTTATGGCTGATATGGTTGGTATAGATGTTCTACCCGATGCTGTGCATACTGGTCTGGATGCTATTGCCAGTGCTACTGGCTTAAATATTCCTGGGGCATCGCGTACCTATTTACAAAGACATTTTACAGCTATTGAAGGCACCGCAAATATACATGGCAAAGCAACCGCTAGTGCCACAGCTGCAGCCGGTGCTAAAGGTGAAGGCACTAGCTACACTGAAGGGAATTTACGCTTTGAAAAAAACAATGATGGTACTTATAGTATTATCGGTAGCGGCTCAGCTGGTATTGATATAACCGGTAAAGCAAAATTCTCTGATACTATTTCTGTAGAGATTAAAGCAGGTGAACTTAAATTAAAAGTTGGTGTACGTGGTAAGTTAACTTACGACAGCAGTGGTAATTTAATTAGTAATAACACGTCGTTAACTGTTAGCGGTTCATTTATGGCTCTTGGTAAAGGTGTCAATGTAACAGGCACAATTGATCTTGATGCTATACTGCGCAGCACCCCGGCTTTAGCCGATACGGTTATGCAGGCATTAAGCACAAATAATCCCACTCTATTACAAAATGCTCTTGAACAATATTTTGCCAGTGGTGGTGCCTTAATTATCAATGGCACGGTGAAAACTTTTGATGAGAAAGAGGCCAAACTTTGCGGCAAGGCGGAAGAATTAGGCGTTGGTGGTAACGTTGGGTTATCTGGTGGTTATCTTAGCAGTACTCAGGTAATGCAAGGTCAAATTATTATCGATGCTAATGGTTTAATGATTAATGAAAAATATTTTAAAATATAA
- a CDS encoding SDR family oxidoreductase — translation MNKADINGKWALVTGASRGIGQQVSLGLAQYGCNLVLHSRNLEHTASLAKELISSGIQVYQVATELSDQQAVDKLAKKAQDFSGGIDILYNNAAVMPPFRSNWLKVPPDDFRLGFEINVITLVRLCHLLIPNMIDKHWGRIVNVSSGITNQPELIAYALTKAAVDKFVKDSVVRLKSTGVLMNLLDPGWLRTDMGGINAPNSVESVLPGALVPVLLNDETSGVLFHAQDYVNQVI, via the coding sequence ATGAATAAGGCTGACATTAATGGTAAATGGGCTTTAGTAACTGGCGCCAGTCGTGGTATCGGTCAACAAGTAAGTTTAGGTCTTGCGCAATATGGCTGCAATTTAGTGCTACATAGTCGCAATCTTGAACATACAGCTTCACTAGCTAAAGAGCTTATCTCTAGCGGCATTCAAGTTTATCAAGTTGCAACCGAATTATCAGATCAGCAAGCTGTCGATAAATTAGCAAAAAAAGCCCAAGATTTCTCTGGTGGCATAGATATTCTTTATAATAATGCTGCAGTAATGCCGCCATTCCGCTCTAATTGGTTGAAGGTACCACCTGACGATTTTCGCTTAGGCTTTGAGATAAACGTCATTACTCTTGTACGTCTTTGTCATTTACTAATTCCAAATATGATTGATAAACATTGGGGACGTATCGTTAATGTATCTTCAGGCATTACTAATCAACCCGAACTCATCGCTTATGCTCTCACTAAAGCCGCCGTCGATAAATTTGTAAAAGATAGTGTTGTACGCCTAAAAAGCACTGGAGTACTAATGAACCTCTTAGATCCTGGTTGGTTACGTACTGATATGGGTGGTATAAACGCTCCGAATTCGGTAGAGTCCGTTCTACCTGGTGCTTTAGTACCAGTGCTATTAAATGATGAAACAAGTGGTGTACTTTTTCATGCACAAGATTATGTAAACCAGGTTATTTAG
- a CDS encoding NDP-sugar synthase yields the protein MKGFILAAGFGKRLSPITESTPKPLLPVGNLPLIGYSLKLLAHHGINEVIINVHHHGKQIRDALGKGRNYGVKIIYSEEDEILGTGGGLKRMYELLSEETFVVVNSDTIIDVDLKQAINHHRYSGALATMVLRQDENQNEFGQIEVDATGRIRRILGQGANSESLKAYMFAGVHILEPRFLDYIPLEVNTCINRYAYMKALDNDEVLNSYIVDGYFADAGTPQRYFQANLDVLEQNVKLAHADPLAGFAISPRRAVAEVVRMGKDVELSPGVNIVPPVLLGNGVRLAEGVRVGPYAILQDDVHVGHHAELHHCIALKDARIDAESEIAWQLVSRKSSLPLGN from the coding sequence GTGAAAGGATTCATTTTAGCTGCTGGTTTTGGCAAGCGATTAAGTCCTATTACTGAGAGCACGCCTAAACCGCTTTTACCGGTTGGTAACCTACCTCTAATCGGATATTCGCTGAAATTGCTTGCACATCATGGTATTAATGAAGTGATTATTAATGTACATCATCATGGCAAACAAATTCGTGATGCTCTAGGCAAAGGTCGTAATTATGGTGTGAAGATAATTTATAGCGAAGAAGATGAAATTTTAGGTACCGGTGGAGGGCTCAAACGCATGTATGAGCTCTTAAGTGAAGAGACCTTTGTTGTAGTCAATAGCGATACAATTATCGATGTAGATCTTAAGCAAGCTATTAATCATCATCGCTATAGTGGGGCATTGGCGACCATGGTTTTACGCCAAGATGAAAATCAAAATGAATTCGGTCAAATTGAGGTCGATGCAACTGGGCGCATACGGCGCATTTTAGGTCAAGGTGCAAATTCTGAATCTCTTAAAGCATACATGTTTGCAGGTGTACATATACTTGAACCTCGTTTTCTTGATTATATTCCATTAGAAGTGAACACCTGCATTAATCGTTATGCCTATATGAAAGCTTTAGATAATGACGAAGTTCTAAATAGTTATATCGTTGATGGATACTTTGCGGATGCTGGAACACCACAACGATATTTTCAAGCCAACCTTGATGTACTTGAACAAAACGTTAAGCTTGCGCATGCCGACCCATTAGCTGGTTTTGCTATCTCACCAAGGCGAGCGGTGGCTGAGGTTGTGCGTATGGGTAAGGATGTTGAGTTATCTCCTGGGGTAAATATTGTCCCTCCAGTATTGCTTGGTAATGGTGTTCGTTTAGCTGAAGGTGTGCGGGTAGGGCCATATGCGATATTGCAAGACGATGTTCATGTAGGTCATCATGCTGAGTTACATCACTGTATTGCTTTAAAAGATGCTCGTATTGATGCTGAGAGCGAAATCGCTTGGCAGCTTGTCAGTCGTAAATCGTCATTGCCTTTAGGCAATTAA
- a CDS encoding (Fe-S)-binding protein codes for MTVMIVVALTVFALLIGPRFRVLLHLKRDMRFNQIPKRLINTLKFALGQWRMPRDFIAGIAHIFIFSGFLVVAIATITHFVHAYDPKWHLPGLGGRAGQIYILIKDIFEILVLIGVIYGLWRRLKPHESRVGRSWEGIFVLGMIFTLMITDFLTFGGELLARNGCAPCSLDYSPAGATAAMLLAPLGVDTAHFIGVASWWIHCTLILVFLNFLPIGKHFHVITAFPNVFFKTLRPYGQIEKINLEEAEEFGIRSTADLTWHMALNTYSCTECGRCNMYCPTKLTDKPLSHRQLNLDLKHALAADRKTIISGDKEAKSALPELVGERISPDTIWACTTCGSCETECPVLIEQTPRIIGLRQHKVLMEGDVAPELARAFKGIEQNQNPWGLGSDQRDTWAEGLDIPRIADVAGNGETPLLYWVGCAGSFDDRAKKVSVAMVNILRAAGVNFAILGKEEGCTGDSARRAGNEYLFAMMAETNVELLNNYKVKKILVTCPHCFHTFSKEYPQFGGNYEVMHHTTLINELIASGKLKLKNTVTINIAYHDSCYLGRYQNNYNDPREVIAAVPGATLVELPRNKSRAVCCGAGGARFWLEEKIGERINVHRAREAVACNTDTIGTNCPFCLTMLKDGVAALDKDDNVKVLDLAEIVAQALSTKE; via the coding sequence ATGACTGTAATGATTGTAGTGGCGTTAACGGTTTTTGCGTTATTAATAGGCCCGCGTTTTCGCGTACTTTTACATTTAAAACGTGATATGCGCTTTAACCAAATTCCTAAACGTTTAATCAACACTTTAAAATTCGCCCTTGGTCAGTGGCGCATGCCACGCGATTTTATTGCTGGCATCGCACATATTTTCATTTTTAGTGGCTTTTTGGTGGTGGCCATCGCGACCATTACTCATTTTGTGCATGCCTATGATCCAAAGTGGCATCTACCCGGTCTTGGGGGCAGAGCAGGGCAGATTTACATCTTAATTAAAGATATTTTTGAAATATTAGTATTAATAGGGGTTATTTACGGATTGTGGCGACGTCTGAAGCCTCATGAATCTCGCGTTGGTCGTTCATGGGAAGGTATTTTTGTTTTGGGCATGATTTTCACGCTCATGATCACTGACTTTCTCACTTTCGGTGGTGAGTTACTAGCACGCAATGGATGTGCTCCTTGTTCACTTGATTACAGCCCGGCTGGCGCCACTGCGGCAATGTTGCTTGCTCCTTTAGGAGTTGACACAGCGCACTTCATTGGCGTTGCGTCATGGTGGATTCATTGCACTTTAATCTTAGTTTTTTTAAATTTCTTGCCCATAGGCAAGCATTTTCATGTCATTACTGCTTTTCCTAATGTGTTTTTTAAAACCTTAAGACCATATGGGCAAATAGAAAAAATAAATCTCGAAGAGGCAGAAGAGTTTGGCATTCGCTCAACGGCTGATTTAACTTGGCATATGGCCCTTAACACTTATTCGTGCACAGAGTGTGGCCGTTGTAATATGTATTGTCCAACTAAGCTTACCGATAAACCGTTATCACATCGTCAGCTTAACCTCGATCTCAAGCATGCGTTAGCGGCTGATCGCAAAACGATAATCTCGGGCGATAAAGAAGCTAAAAGTGCATTACCTGAATTAGTTGGCGAGCGCATTAGCCCCGATACTATTTGGGCATGTACCACCTGTGGTTCTTGCGAGACTGAGTGCCCAGTACTAATCGAACAAACTCCACGAATTATTGGGTTGCGCCAACATAAGGTTTTGATGGAGGGCGATGTTGCCCCCGAACTTGCGCGAGCTTTTAAAGGTATTGAACAAAATCAAAATCCCTGGGGTTTAGGCTCTGACCAACGTGATACCTGGGCCGAAGGTTTAGATATACCGAGAATAGCTGACGTTGCCGGTAACGGTGAAACACCACTATTATATTGGGTAGGTTGTGCTGGCTCTTTTGATGATCGTGCAAAAAAAGTTAGCGTAGCAATGGTGAATATCTTACGAGCTGCCGGGGTGAATTTTGCCATTCTCGGTAAAGAAGAAGGCTGTACTGGCGATAGTGCTCGCCGAGCTGGTAACGAATATCTGTTTGCAATGATGGCTGAAACTAATGTTGAGTTGTTAAATAATTATAAGGTCAAAAAAATACTGGTTACCTGTCCGCATTGTTTTCATACTTTTAGCAAAGAATACCCACAATTTGGTGGCAATTATGAAGTTATGCACCATACAACTTTAATTAATGAACTAATCGCTAGCGGTAAACTGAAGTTGAAGAATACTGTTACTATTAATATTGCCTATCATGATTCATGTTACCTTGGTCGTTATCAAAATAATTATAATGATCCACGAGAAGTTATTGCAGCGGTGCCAGGCGCTACATTAGTTGAGTTACCACGCAATAAATCACGTGCGGTGTGTTGCGGTGCAGGAGGCGCTCGTTTTTGGCTTGAAGAAAAAATCGGTGAGCGTATTAATGTTCATCGCGCTCGTGAAGCTGTAGCTTGCAATACCGATACGATTGGCACCAATTGTCCGTTTTGTCTTACTATGTTAAAAGACGGTGTAGCTGCCCTTGATAAAGATGATAATGTTAAGGTGCTTGATCTGGCTGAAATTGTCGCACAAGCCTTGTCCACAAAAGAATAA
- a CDS encoding zinc-ribbon domain-containing protein → MDVRCEKCLTLYELETARVPPEGVAVKCGNCNHVFRAYPVPETINKSALRLRYPNGEITPVDDMATLQRWIVERRVSRNDELAIGNDNWQHLRDIDDLAPFFALVGDTEPLSTSDTTNKLPPLTLKPPPISTNSASITNWKNNTQPLPQFLTAGIKLNSKSVENSDSQYVVSDIRSNWQNQEEYVYNLRAQPKNHLNLIILLAVLLITLLIGTILLLRPEIKKRVFGHKVNSLILQQLHNANVELHRDSYAAIEHARSIYETILIAEPKYALAKASLAQAELNRADYLAEEINEIEVALTTTFADDREVAAKQHEAIVERKKEFQQRVNNAFNQAKGAIELDPDGAAGLLAIADYYRIMKAFNRMRPLLKQARQIAPQDPWLAYIEGTSVADDPTLTERAIRHFDEALEAAPDLMRVRYRLARIFQTQGNSSKALFHVETILKTVPDHERARALLNELNPPPPPPLKPTLSNLSTDYELDSATYLQHFTLAERLRRSEKTELAIKHYNLALAQKPNDAAAYTGIGFCNLDTDNYQNALQSFKKALAAKPDFADAHFGIAEVYRMQDKKADAIKHYRKYLEITPEGDDASLAKRMLSKLTQ, encoded by the coding sequence ATGGACGTACGCTGCGAAAAATGCCTGACTTTATACGAGCTTGAAACAGCTCGCGTACCGCCTGAGGGTGTTGCGGTAAAATGCGGCAATTGTAATCATGTCTTTCGTGCCTACCCTGTACCAGAAACAATTAATAAAAGTGCCCTACGCTTGCGTTATCCAAACGGTGAAATTACCCCTGTTGATGATATGGCGACTTTGCAGCGTTGGATCGTTGAACGACGGGTTTCTCGCAATGACGAATTAGCTATTGGTAACGATAATTGGCAACATTTGAGAGATATTGATGATCTTGCACCTTTTTTTGCATTAGTAGGCGATACCGAACCTTTATCAACTAGCGATACTACAAATAAATTGCCTCCATTAACTTTAAAACCACCACCAATCAGTACAAATTCAGCTTCAATCACCAACTGGAAAAATAACACCCAACCGCTACCGCAGTTTTTAACAGCGGGTATAAAACTTAATTCTAAATCTGTTGAAAACAGTGATTCACAATATGTAGTTTCTGATATTCGCAGCAATTGGCAAAACCAAGAAGAATACGTTTATAACTTACGTGCGCAGCCCAAGAATCACCTTAATTTAATAATTTTATTAGCTGTTTTATTAATCACTCTGCTTATTGGGACAATTTTATTATTACGCCCTGAAATAAAAAAACGTGTATTCGGCCATAAAGTAAATTCTCTTATTTTGCAGCAACTACACAATGCTAACGTAGAATTACATCGTGACAGCTATGCTGCTATTGAGCATGCGCGCAGTATTTATGAAACTATTTTAATAGCTGAGCCAAAATATGCTTTAGCAAAAGCTAGTCTCGCTCAGGCTGAACTAAATCGCGCTGATTATCTTGCAGAAGAAATTAATGAAATTGAAGTTGCCCTAACTACTACTTTCGCAGATGACCGTGAAGTAGCTGCTAAACAACATGAAGCAATTGTTGAGCGTAAAAAAGAATTTCAACAAAGAGTTAATAATGCTTTTAATCAAGCTAAAGGTGCAATTGAATTAGACCCAGATGGTGCTGCTGGTTTGCTCGCTATAGCTGACTACTATCGCATTATGAAAGCATTTAATCGTATGCGACCGCTACTTAAGCAAGCACGACAAATTGCACCGCAAGACCCTTGGTTAGCCTATATCGAAGGTACAAGCGTTGCTGATGATCCCACACTAACCGAACGTGCTATTCGCCACTTCGACGAAGCTCTTGAAGCTGCGCCCGATTTGATGCGAGTACGTTATCGGCTTGCTCGCATTTTTCAAACTCAAGGCAATAGCAGTAAAGCCTTATTTCATGTTGAAACCATATTAAAAACTGTGCCTGATCATGAAAGGGCACGTGCTCTACTAAATGAATTAAATCCACCACCACCACCACCGCTTAAACCCACACTATCGAATCTATCAACAGATTATGAACTTGATAGCGCTACGTATCTGCAACATTTTACTCTTGCTGAACGCTTGCGGAGATCTGAAAAAACTGAGCTTGCCATTAAGCACTACAATCTCGCATTAGCACAAAAACCAAACGATGCCGCTGCATATACTGGCATCGGCTTTTGCAATTTAGATACTGACAATTATCAAAATGCCTTGCAAAGCTTTAAAAAAGCTTTAGCAGCAAAACCAGATTTTGCTGATGCGCATTTCGGCATAGCCGAAGTTTATCGTATGCAAGATAAGAAAGCAGACGCTATTAAACACTATCGTAAATATCTCGAAATTACTCCCGAAGGAGATGACGCATCCTTAGCTAAGCGTATGCTTTCTAAACTTACTCAATAG
- the gatC gene encoding Asp-tRNA(Asn)/Glu-tRNA(Gln) amidotransferase subunit GatC, with protein MIDKDLVLYVARLAHLRLSEAEIAAFTQDLGKILDYVHKLDELDTSNIAPTAHAVPLPTKFRNDQAQSGIGLDKALANAPEPLGNGFGVPKIIE; from the coding sequence ATGATCGACAAAGACCTAGTGTTATATGTAGCGCGTTTAGCACATTTACGGCTCTCAGAAGCAGAGATCGCCGCTTTTACTCAAGATCTCGGTAAAATTCTCGACTATGTACATAAGCTTGACGAACTCGACACTAGTAATATTGCCCCTACAGCCCATGCAGTACCATTACCCACAAAATTTCGTAATGACCAAGCACAATCCGGTATTGGTCTTGATAAAGCTTTGGCTAATGCACCTGAACCGCTTGGCAATGGTTTTGGGGTACCAAAAATCATCGAGTAA